A region of Streptomyces sp. NBC_01267 DNA encodes the following proteins:
- a CDS encoding chitinase: MRRVTAIPAAALGLASLVALAPSAGATGNAAPAAAPGAMAAAPYEYLGWGNPQKPADVMAATGVKWFTLAFVLSDGGCNPKWDGDRALKGGSDESAIKAIRAKGGDVVVSVGGWSGNKLGEKCSSASALAGAYQKVIDAYGLKALDIDIEDTEFSNGTVRQRVVDALKIVKSKNAGIVTYVTMGTTPSGPDSTGKDLIKKGAAAGLANDGWVIMPFDFGSHSGSMGQATVSAMDGLKSAVKSAYGYDDATAYQHIGVSSMNGTTDESDETVTTGDFNTILGYAQQHHIARFAFWAVNRDRQCGSGSDGDACSGISQSPYAFTKIAVKYTG, translated from the coding sequence ATGCGCAGAGTAACCGCGATCCCCGCAGCGGCCCTCGGCCTGGCGTCACTCGTCGCCCTCGCCCCTTCGGCCGGTGCCACCGGGAACGCCGCTCCCGCAGCGGCTCCCGGTGCCATGGCGGCAGCCCCGTACGAATACCTCGGCTGGGGCAACCCGCAGAAGCCGGCCGATGTCATGGCGGCCACCGGCGTGAAGTGGTTCACCCTCGCCTTCGTCCTCTCCGACGGGGGCTGCAACCCCAAGTGGGACGGTGACCGGGCGTTGAAGGGCGGCTCCGACGAGTCCGCCATCAAGGCCATCCGGGCCAAGGGTGGCGATGTCGTCGTCTCGGTCGGCGGCTGGAGCGGGAACAAACTGGGCGAGAAGTGTTCCAGCGCCTCGGCGCTGGCCGGGGCGTACCAGAAGGTGATCGACGCGTACGGCCTCAAGGCGCTCGACATCGACATCGAGGACACCGAGTTCAGCAACGGCACGGTCCGCCAGCGCGTCGTCGACGCGCTGAAGATCGTCAAGTCGAAGAACGCGGGCATCGTGACGTACGTGACGATGGGCACCACCCCGAGCGGTCCCGACTCCACGGGCAAGGACCTCATCAAGAAGGGCGCGGCGGCCGGACTCGCCAATGACGGCTGGGTGATCATGCCGTTCGACTTCGGCAGTCACAGCGGTTCGATGGGGCAGGCCACGGTCAGCGCCATGGACGGCCTCAAGTCCGCTGTGAAGAGCGCCTACGGATACGACGACGCCACCGCCTACCAGCACATCGGCGTCTCGTCGATGAACGGCACGACGGACGAGTCCGACGAGACCGTCACCACCGGGGACTTCAACACGATCCTGGGCTACGCGCAGCAGCACCACATCGCACGGTTCGCCTTCTGGGCCGTCAACCGGGACCGGCAGTGCGGTTCCGGGAGCGACGGCGACGCGTGCAGCGGGATCTCGCAGTCGCCGTACGCGTTCACCAAGATCGCCGTCAAGTACACCGGCTGA
- a CDS encoding AMP-dependent synthetase/ligase, translated as MVTAPQVGGLADVVFEHAEDDPHRPALGRKQDGHWYDMSSGEFRDQVLALAKGLLADGVRFGDRVAIMCRTRYEWTLFDFALWTVGAQPVPVYPTSSAEQVFWMLYDSEVTACMVENEDHAMTIGSVIDRLPSLHRLWQLDAGVLDELFAAGAHIDDEVVHRHRRAVTPESVATVIYTSGTTGRPKGCVITHASLMFEADTMVTRWEPVFHSRRGDTSSTLLFLPLAHVFGRMVEVAAVRGRVKMGHQPELSARALLPDLVAFRPTFILAVPYIFEKVFHAARRKAETEGRTGPFDKAVEVAVRYAEALEHKAFGLGPGPSAGLRMQHQFFEKVVYAKVREAMGGRVRHAMSGGSGMDRRLGLFYDGAGVSIYEGYGLTETTAAATANPPERTRYGTVGQPIPGTGVHIADDGEVWVRGANLFSGYLNSPQATDAVLDEGWLATGDLGSLDEDGYLTITGRKKEILVTSGGKSVSPAGLEERVRAHPLVAQCLVVGNDRPYIAALVTLDQEAVEHWLALHGKASMAPAALVRDPDLETEVRRAVVAANTLVSQAESIRTFRILAHQFSEEQGLLTPSLKLKRKAIETAYGEEVEALYR; from the coding sequence ATGGTGACGGCGCCCCAGGTCGGCGGACTGGCGGACGTCGTGTTCGAGCACGCCGAGGACGACCCCCACCGGCCCGCCCTCGGCCGGAAGCAGGACGGGCACTGGTACGACATGTCGTCCGGCGAGTTCCGGGACCAGGTCCTCGCCCTCGCCAAGGGGCTGCTCGCCGACGGGGTGCGGTTCGGCGACCGCGTGGCGATCATGTGCCGCACCCGCTACGAATGGACCCTCTTCGACTTCGCGCTGTGGACCGTCGGGGCACAGCCCGTGCCGGTCTACCCCACGTCCTCCGCCGAGCAGGTCTTCTGGATGCTGTACGACTCCGAGGTCACCGCCTGCATGGTCGAGAACGAGGACCACGCGATGACCATCGGCTCCGTGATTGACCGGCTGCCCAGCCTGCACCGGCTGTGGCAGCTGGACGCGGGAGTCCTCGACGAGCTGTTCGCGGCGGGCGCGCACATCGACGACGAGGTGGTGCACCGCCACCGTCGGGCCGTGACCCCCGAGTCCGTCGCCACCGTCATCTACACCTCCGGGACCACGGGCCGCCCCAAGGGGTGTGTGATCACCCACGCCAGTCTGATGTTCGAGGCCGACACGATGGTCACCCGCTGGGAGCCGGTGTTCCACTCCAGGCGCGGCGACACCTCCTCGACCCTGCTCTTCCTGCCTCTCGCGCACGTCTTCGGGCGGATGGTCGAGGTCGCGGCGGTTCGCGGCCGGGTGAAGATGGGCCACCAGCCCGAGCTCTCGGCGCGCGCCCTGCTGCCCGATCTGGTGGCCTTCCGGCCGACGTTCATCCTGGCTGTGCCGTACATCTTCGAGAAGGTCTTCCACGCCGCACGGCGCAAGGCCGAGACCGAGGGGAGGACGGGCCCTTTCGACAAGGCCGTGGAAGTGGCGGTGCGCTACGCCGAGGCCCTGGAGCACAAGGCGTTCGGTCTGGGCCCGGGGCCGTCCGCCGGGCTGCGGATGCAGCACCAGTTCTTCGAGAAGGTCGTGTACGCGAAGGTCCGCGAGGCGATGGGCGGCCGGGTGCGGCACGCGATGTCCGGCGGCTCCGGGATGGACCGCCGGCTGGGGCTCTTCTACGACGGCGCGGGCGTCTCGATCTACGAGGGGTACGGACTCACCGAGACGACGGCCGCTGCCACCGCCAACCCTCCCGAGCGCACCCGCTACGGCACGGTCGGCCAGCCGATCCCGGGCACCGGCGTGCACATCGCCGACGACGGCGAGGTGTGGGTGCGCGGGGCCAATCTGTTCTCCGGGTATCTGAACTCCCCCCAGGCCACCGATGCCGTACTCGACGAGGGCTGGCTGGCCACCGGCGATCTGGGGTCGCTCGACGAGGACGGCTATCTCACCATCACCGGGCGCAAGAAGGAGATCCTGGTGACGTCCGGCGGCAAGAGCGTCTCGCCCGCGGGGCTGGAGGAGCGGGTACGGGCCCACCCGCTGGTCGCGCAGTGTCTGGTCGTCGGCAACGACCGGCCGTACATCGCGGCGCTCGTCACGCTCGACCAGGAAGCCGTGGAGCACTGGCTCGCCCTGCACGGCAAAGCGTCGATGGCCCCGGCCGCGCTGGTACGCGACCCGGATCTGGAGACGGAGGTCCGGCGGGCGGTGGTGGCCGCGAACACCCTGGTCTCGCAGGCCGAGTCGATCCGTACATTCCGGATCCTCGCCCATCAGTTCTCCGAGGAACAGGGCCTGCTCACCCCGTCACTGAAGCTGAAGCGCAAGGCGATCGAGACGGCGTACGGCGAAGAGGTCGAAGCGCTCTACCGCTGA
- a CDS encoding LysR substrate-binding domain-containing protein, with protein sequence MYDPAQLRTFLTVSQTLSFTQAAHRLGVRQSTVSQHVRRLEDATGRTLFTRDTHSVELTEDGEAMLGFARTILQAHERAAAFFTGSRPRGRLRFGASEDFVLTRLPEILESFRAAHPEVDLELTVGLSGILHEQLAAGAHDLVLAKRRSGHRHGELVWSSALNWIGAPRLRIDPERPLPLILFPPPAITRARALEVLEEHGRPWRIACTSTSLSGLIAAARAGLGVMAHTRGLIPPGLTQLPARAGLPDLGDVDFVLLHGPAGGRAQEAADALASAILAGADRLHHRV encoded by the coding sequence ATGTACGACCCGGCGCAGCTCCGTACCTTTCTCACCGTGTCGCAGACCCTGAGTTTCACCCAGGCCGCGCACCGGCTCGGCGTACGCCAGTCGACGGTCAGCCAGCACGTGCGCCGCCTGGAGGACGCGACGGGCCGCACGCTCTTCACCCGGGACACGCACAGCGTCGAACTGACCGAGGACGGCGAGGCGATGCTCGGATTCGCCCGTACGATCCTCCAGGCCCACGAGCGGGCGGCGGCCTTCTTCACCGGGAGCCGGCCGCGCGGGCGGCTGCGGTTCGGCGCGTCGGAGGACTTCGTTCTGACCCGGCTGCCGGAGATCCTGGAGTCGTTCCGAGCCGCGCACCCGGAAGTGGATCTGGAACTGACCGTCGGGCTCTCCGGCATCCTGCACGAGCAGCTCGCGGCGGGCGCGCACGACCTGGTGCTCGCCAAGCGCCGCAGCGGTCACCGGCACGGCGAACTGGTCTGGAGCTCCGCTCTCAACTGGATCGGCGCGCCCCGGCTGCGGATCGACCCGGAGCGCCCGCTCCCGCTGATCCTCTTCCCGCCGCCGGCCATCACCCGGGCCCGCGCCCTGGAGGTACTGGAGGAACACGGCCGGCCCTGGCGCATCGCCTGCACGAGCACCAGCCTGAGCGGGCTGATCGCGGCGGCCCGCGCGGGTCTCGGCGTGATGGCGCACACCCGCGGCCTGATTCCGCCGGGTCTCACCCAGCTGCCGGCGCGGGCCGGGCTGCCCGATCTCGGGGACGTGGACTTCGTGCTGCTGCACGGCCCGGCGGGCGGACGGGCCCAGGAGGCCGCCGACGCACTGGCGTCGGCGATCCTGGCCGGCGCGGACCGGCTGCACCATCGGGTCTGA
- the fdhD gene encoding formate dehydrogenase accessory sulfurtransferase FdhD → MGRVTERRRVIRIRDGAVTTRPDTLVAEEPLEIRLNGKPLAITMRTPGDDFALAAGFLVSEGVLGSADELQSIVYCAGATADGSNTYNVVDVRLAPDVELPDITLERNVYTTSSCGLCGKASLDAVRTTARFPIADTPPVRVTPELLAVLPDRLRAAQQVFDRTGGLHAAALFTPEGELLDVREDVGRHNAVDKLVGRALQDDRLPLSQVVLLVSGRASFELAQKAVMAGIPVLAAVSAPSSLAVDLAAETGLTLVGFLRGSSMNVYAGAERVALPSGI, encoded by the coding sequence ATGGGACGGGTCACCGAACGCCGCCGGGTCATCCGCATCAGGGACGGAGCGGTGACGACCCGTCCCGACACCCTGGTGGCCGAGGAGCCCCTGGAGATCCGGCTGAACGGCAAGCCGCTCGCCATCACCATGCGCACCCCGGGCGACGACTTCGCGCTCGCGGCGGGCTTCCTGGTCAGCGAGGGCGTGCTGGGCTCGGCCGACGAACTGCAGTCGATCGTGTACTGCGCGGGGGCGACGGCGGACGGCTCGAACACGTACAACGTGGTGGATGTGCGGCTGGCCCCGGACGTCGAGCTGCCCGACATCACGCTGGAGCGCAACGTCTACACCACGTCCTCGTGCGGGCTCTGCGGCAAGGCGAGCCTGGACGCCGTCCGGACCACCGCGCGCTTCCCGATCGCCGACACTCCCCCGGTCCGCGTCACACCGGAACTGCTGGCCGTCCTGCCCGACCGGCTGCGGGCGGCCCAGCAGGTGTTCGACCGGACCGGGGGGCTGCACGCGGCGGCGCTGTTCACGCCGGAGGGCGAACTGCTCGACGTCCGTGAGGACGTGGGCCGCCACAACGCGGTGGACAAGCTGGTGGGCCGGGCGCTGCAGGACGACCGGCTCCCGCTCTCGCAGGTCGTCCTGCTGGTCTCGGGCCGGGCCTCCTTCGAACTGGCCCAGAAGGCGGTGATGGCGGGCATCCCGGTGCTCGCGGCGGTCTCCGCACCGTCCTCGCTCGCCGTCGACCTGGCCGCTGAGACCGGCCTCACCCTGGTCGGGTTCCTCCGCGGTTCCTCCATGAACGTGTACGCGGGCGCCGAGCGGGTCGCGCTGCCGTCCGGCATCTGA
- a CDS encoding bile acid:sodium symporter family protein, producing the protein MSRRTLQLPSWLPIDPYILALIGTVALAALVPARGTAADVAGGASTGAVALLFFLYGARLSTSETVEGLKHWRLHLTVLACTFVAFPLLGLAARGLVPFVLTPQLYNGLLFLCLVPSTIQSSIAFTSIARGNVPAAICAGSFSSLAGIIVTPVLAALVLGNSGGGFSADSLLKIVLQLLVPFLAGQLLRRWVSGFLVRNKKVLGYVDRGSILLVVYTAFSEGMVRGVWHQISVARLLALLAAEAVLLAAMLALSWYGAKRLGFGRGDRIAIQFAGSKKSLAAGLPMASVLFGAQASLAVLPLMLFHQMQLMVCAVIAKRRSRDPLTDADGDGVADDGGSGGTSPAAEPALR; encoded by the coding sequence ATGAGCCGCCGCACGCTGCAGCTTCCGTCCTGGCTGCCGATCGATCCGTACATCCTGGCGCTGATCGGCACGGTCGCCCTGGCGGCGCTGGTGCCGGCCCGCGGCACGGCAGCCGACGTGGCGGGGGGAGCGTCCACCGGTGCGGTGGCCCTGCTCTTCTTCCTCTACGGCGCCAGGCTCTCCACCAGCGAGACCGTCGAAGGGCTGAAACACTGGCGGCTCCATCTCACCGTGCTGGCCTGCACGTTCGTCGCCTTCCCGCTGCTGGGTCTGGCGGCCAGGGGACTCGTCCCGTTCGTCCTGACACCCCAGCTGTACAACGGTCTGCTCTTCCTCTGCCTGGTGCCCTCGACGATCCAGTCGTCGATCGCCTTCACGTCGATCGCCCGCGGCAATGTTCCGGCGGCGATCTGCGCGGGCTCGTTCTCCTCACTGGCGGGGATCATTGTCACCCCGGTCCTCGCGGCCCTGGTGCTCGGCAACAGCGGGGGCGGCTTCTCCGCCGACTCCCTGCTGAAGATCGTGCTCCAGCTGCTGGTGCCCTTCCTGGCCGGACAGCTGCTGCGGCGCTGGGTGAGCGGCTTCCTGGTACGGAACAAGAAGGTCCTCGGTTACGTCGACCGCGGCTCGATCCTGCTGGTCGTCTACACCGCCTTCAGCGAGGGCATGGTGCGCGGTGTCTGGCACCAGATCAGCGTCGCCCGGCTGCTGGCGCTGCTCGCGGCCGAGGCGGTGCTGCTGGCCGCGATGCTCGCACTGAGCTGGTACGGGGCCAAGCGGCTCGGATTCGGGCGCGGCGACCGGATCGCGATCCAGTTCGCCGGGTCGAAGAAGAGCCTGGCGGCCGGACTGCCCATGGCGAGCGTGCTGTTCGGGGCGCAGGCCTCACTGGCGGTGCTGCCGCTGATGCTCTTCCACCAGATGCAGCTGATGGTGTGCGCGGTGATCGCCAAACGGCGCTCGCGCGATCCGCTCACCGACGCGGACGGGGACGGAGTCGCGGACGACGGCGGGTCGGGCGGGACCTCGCCCGCCGCGGAGCCCGCCCTGCGGTGA
- a CDS encoding PQQ-dependent sugar dehydrogenase: protein MRRTPRSARHFGATLLAAAGLVMGVVALPPTASASPAAAAPTRYEAESAALSKAAVESNHKNYSGTGFVNGNNVAGSYVEFTVDAAAAGNATVAVRYSNGTTVDRPGDIVVNGAVVAAAHTFGSTTDWDTWATASVTVPVTAGSNKIRLTSTTANGLPNLDYIDVTSAGGDTQAPGAPATLTCSAVTDTSLTLNWAASTDNTGVSMYDIYEHGNKISEVAGNLTTRTLTGLTAGTTYNLTVFARDAAGNVSSASPVANCTTAPSSDTTPPSKPGTLSYSGLTADGVTLKWGASTDDKGVTAYEIRSGSNVYAMVKGDPPATTATVSGLACSSPYTLDVVAKDAGGNASAASNAVTFTTPACATDGGVPSAISTLSSNWTIPWGTYWMPDGKTALITERDSFKVFRTTPTGTQTQVGTVPNVVTTNGEGGLLGVAVDPKWSANHYVYFMHTASEGNRIVRMTYDGSSLTDYKILLQGIKKNRYHNGGRLAFGPDGYLYASTGEAQTPDLAQDKTSLNGKILRLTTDGKAAPGNPFGNYVYSYGHRNPQGLAFDRKGRLWEAEFGNSSKDELNLIKPGADYGWPTCEGTCSVSGMTNPKATWGVSEASPSGIAIVRNVIYMAALKGERLWRIPITGDTENVGTPTAYYVGSYGRLRTVTKVPGSDELWLSTTNCDNNGGAAAGSDKIFKVSIS, encoded by the coding sequence ATGAGACGTACTCCGAGAAGCGCACGGCACTTCGGTGCCACCCTGCTGGCTGCCGCGGGTCTGGTCATGGGTGTCGTGGCACTGCCGCCCACCGCGTCCGCCAGTCCTGCCGCTGCCGCGCCGACCCGGTACGAGGCCGAGTCCGCGGCCCTCTCCAAGGCCGCGGTCGAGTCCAACCACAAGAACTATTCGGGCACCGGCTTCGTCAACGGCAACAATGTCGCGGGCAGTTATGTGGAGTTCACCGTCGACGCGGCGGCTGCCGGGAACGCCACGGTCGCGGTCCGGTACTCGAACGGTACGACGGTGGACCGGCCCGGCGACATCGTGGTGAACGGCGCCGTGGTCGCCGCGGCGCACACCTTCGGCTCGACCACCGACTGGGACACCTGGGCCACCGCCTCGGTGACCGTGCCCGTCACCGCGGGCAGCAACAAGATCCGGCTCACCTCCACCACCGCCAACGGACTCCCCAACCTCGACTACATCGACGTCACCTCCGCGGGCGGTGACACCCAGGCGCCCGGCGCACCGGCGACGCTCACCTGCTCGGCGGTGACCGACACCTCGCTCACCCTGAACTGGGCGGCGTCGACCGACAACACCGGTGTCTCGATGTACGACATCTACGAGCACGGCAACAAGATCAGTGAGGTGGCGGGCAACCTCACCACCCGGACGCTCACCGGGCTGACCGCCGGCACGACGTACAACCTCACGGTGTTCGCGCGGGACGCGGCGGGCAATGTCTCGTCGGCCAGTCCGGTCGCGAACTGCACCACCGCCCCCAGCTCGGACACCACCCCGCCGTCGAAGCCCGGCACTCTCTCGTACAGCGGTCTCACGGCCGACGGCGTCACCCTGAAATGGGGTGCTTCCACGGACGACAAGGGCGTCACCGCCTACGAGATCCGCAGCGGCTCCAACGTCTACGCCATGGTGAAGGGCGACCCGCCGGCCACCACGGCCACGGTGAGCGGGCTCGCGTGCAGCAGCCCGTACACCCTGGACGTCGTCGCCAAGGACGCGGGCGGCAACGCGTCGGCGGCGAGCAACGCGGTCACCTTCACCACTCCGGCCTGCGCCACCGACGGCGGGGTACCGTCCGCGATCTCCACGCTCTCCAGCAACTGGACGATCCCGTGGGGCACTTACTGGATGCCCGACGGCAAGACCGCGCTGATCACCGAGCGGGACAGCTTCAAGGTCTTCAGGACGACCCCCACCGGCACGCAGACCCAGGTCGGCACCGTGCCCAACGTGGTCACGACCAACGGAGAGGGCGGTCTGCTCGGCGTCGCCGTCGATCCGAAGTGGTCGGCCAACCACTACGTCTACTTCATGCACACCGCCTCCGAGGGCAACCGGATCGTGCGGATGACGTACGACGGCAGCTCGCTCACCGACTACAAGATCCTGCTCCAGGGAATCAAGAAGAACAGGTACCACAACGGCGGACGGCTGGCCTTCGGCCCCGACGGATATCTGTACGCCTCGACCGGTGAGGCACAGACACCCGACCTGGCCCAGGACAAGACCTCCCTCAACGGCAAGATCCTCCGGCTGACGACGGACGGCAAGGCGGCGCCGGGCAACCCGTTCGGCAACTACGTCTACAGCTACGGACACCGCAACCCGCAGGGGCTGGCCTTCGACCGCAAGGGGCGGCTGTGGGAAGCCGAGTTCGGCAACAGCTCCAAGGACGAACTCAACCTGATCAAGCCGGGCGCCGACTACGGCTGGCCGACCTGTGAAGGCACCTGCAGTGTCTCCGGAATGACCAACCCCAAGGCGACCTGGGGCGTCTCCGAGGCCTCACCCAGCGGTATCGCGATCGTCAGGAACGTCATCTACATGGCGGCTCTCAAGGGGGAGCGGCTGTGGCGGATCCCCATCACCGGGGACACCGAGAACGTGGGCACCCCGACGGCGTACTACGTCGGGTCCTACGGGCGGCTCCGCACGGTCACCAAGGTGCCGGGCTCGGACGAACTGTGGCTGTCCACCACCAACTGTGACAACAACGGAGGCGCGGCGGCAGGCTCGGACAAGATCTTCAAGGTCTCGATCAGCTAG
- a CDS encoding beta-ketoacyl-ACP synthase III has protein sequence MTGTRIAALGHYQPAKVLTNDDVAALVETSDEWIRTRVGIKTRHIAGPEEPVDELAAQAGAKALASAGIAPADIDLVLVATSTAIDRSPNMAARVAAKLGMGSPATMDVNVVCSGFTHALAIADHAVRAGSAARALVIGADKMAEIADWTDRSTCVLVGDGAGAAVVEACDEDGIGPVLWGSVPEMGNAVRIEGTPPRFAQEGQSVYRWATTQLPPIARQVCEKAGITPEDLAAVVLHQANLRIIEPVAAKIGAVNAVIARDVVDSGNTSAASIPMALSKLVERREIPSGAPVLLFGFGGNLSYAGQVVRCP, from the coding sequence ATGACCGGTACACGCATCGCCGCACTCGGCCATTACCAGCCTGCCAAGGTGCTCACCAACGACGATGTCGCCGCTCTCGTCGAGACCAGTGACGAATGGATCCGGACCCGGGTGGGCATCAAGACCCGCCACATCGCGGGTCCCGAGGAACCGGTCGACGAACTCGCCGCCCAGGCCGGAGCGAAGGCCCTGGCGTCGGCAGGCATCGCCCCCGCCGACATCGACCTCGTCCTCGTTGCCACCTCCACGGCCATCGACCGCTCGCCGAACATGGCGGCGCGGGTCGCCGCGAAGCTCGGGATGGGCTCGCCCGCCACGATGGACGTCAACGTCGTCTGCTCGGGCTTCACGCACGCCCTCGCCATCGCCGACCACGCCGTGCGCGCCGGATCCGCCGCACGCGCCCTGGTGATCGGCGCCGACAAGATGGCCGAGATCGCCGACTGGACCGACCGCTCCACCTGCGTCCTGGTGGGCGACGGGGCCGGCGCGGCCGTCGTCGAAGCGTGCGACGAGGACGGAATCGGTCCCGTGCTCTGGGGCTCGGTCCCGGAGATGGGCAACGCGGTGCGCATCGAGGGAACGCCCCCGCGCTTCGCCCAGGAGGGCCAGTCCGTCTACCGCTGGGCCACCACCCAGCTGCCGCCGATCGCGCGTCAGGTCTGCGAGAAGGCGGGCATCACCCCCGAGGACCTGGCCGCCGTCGTCCTGCACCAGGCGAATCTCCGGATCATCGAGCCCGTCGCCGCGAAGATCGGCGCCGTGAACGCGGTGATCGCCCGCGATGTGGTGGACTCCGGCAACACCTCCGCCGCCAGCATCCCGATGGCGCTCTCCAAGCTGGTGGAACGCCGGGAGATCCCCTCCGGCGCCCCGGTCCTGCTCTTCGGCTTCGGCGG